In one window of Arthrobacter pascens DNA:
- a CDS encoding M23 family metallopeptidase, which produces MTAAAVGADAANGLPGSIQTDARALVPFNRTLIRTVAKDGRHQLNLASAALKRPPEGSLMAPLEVLHPSSPFGLRVSPLSGSAGDFHLGQDFAAACGTRVYAADSGLVRAAGWHPWGGGNRVEIDHGNGLITTYNHLEAIAVHTGDSVQVGQVIARVGTTGWSTGCHLHFETILRGKHTDPTNWTFLPISQVDELSDIAMVSYAAITTDPSQAPHWAIPVAPDHSHTVLGGEHEFLQPPVPDQTIVPAAQQDADPGTPSWSSPTPTETSSASPFASPEDPTATGTATLPAEPPAPPATEPAAPDPSGTTTIPTAPGTATLPAEPPPPTATETAAPAPTQTTIVPVEPVPVAPAPVEPVPVAPVPVAPAPMPPAPVEPVPVAPAPADPVPVAPAPAEPVPVEPVPVAPAPVEPVPVEPVPTVPALAPPAAPSTTDTAAGTATVAGTATSGP; this is translated from the coding sequence ATGACGGCTGCTGCAGTTGGGGCCGATGCCGCAAATGGCCTCCCCGGCAGCATTCAGACCGACGCGCGGGCGCTGGTCCCGTTCAACCGGACACTGATCCGGACCGTTGCGAAAGACGGGCGGCACCAGCTCAACCTCGCCTCCGCGGCTCTTAAGCGGCCCCCGGAGGGATCCCTCATGGCGCCACTTGAAGTCCTTCATCCGAGTTCGCCCTTCGGCCTGCGCGTAAGCCCGCTTAGCGGGTCTGCCGGGGACTTCCATCTGGGACAGGATTTCGCAGCGGCCTGCGGAACCAGGGTGTACGCCGCGGACAGCGGCCTTGTGCGGGCAGCCGGCTGGCACCCCTGGGGCGGCGGCAACAGAGTGGAAATTGACCACGGGAACGGACTCATCACCACCTACAACCACCTGGAAGCCATCGCAGTGCACACCGGCGATTCGGTGCAAGTGGGACAGGTGATTGCACGCGTCGGCACTACAGGGTGGTCCACGGGCTGCCACCTGCACTTCGAGACCATCCTCCGCGGAAAGCACACCGATCCGACCAACTGGACGTTCCTCCCCATAAGTCAAGTGGATGAGCTCTCCGATATCGCTATGGTCAGCTACGCGGCCATCACCACGGATCCATCCCAGGCGCCCCACTGGGCAATTCCGGTTGCCCCCGATCACAGCCACACAGTTCTGGGCGGCGAACACGAATTCCTCCAACCGCCCGTGCCGGACCAGACCATCGTGCCGGCAGCACAGCAGGACGCGGATCCTGGCACGCCGTCGTGGTCAAGCCCGACGCCGACGGAGACGTCCTCAGCCTCCCCCTTCGCCTCTCCTGAGGATCCGACGGCGACGGGCACTGCCACGTTGCCCGCTGAACCGCCGGCCCCGCCGGCGACGGAACCCGCCGCTCCCGATCCGAGCGGGACGACGACGATTCCCACGGCACCGGGCACTGCCACGTTGCCCGCCGAACCGCCGCCCCCGACGGCCACGGAGACTGCCGCTCCTGCTCCGACCCAGACGACGATCGTTCCCGTGGAGCCGGTGCCTGTGGCGCCCGCTCCTGTGGAGCCCGTTCCTGTCGCGCCGGTTCCTGTGGCGCCCGCTCCTATGCCGCCCGCTCCTGTGGAGCCCGTTCCTGTCGCGCCCGCTCCTGCTGATCCGGTACCTGTCGCTCCCGCTCCCGCGGAGCCCGTTCCTGTGGAGCCGGTACCTGTCGCTCCCGCTCCCGTGGAGCCCGTTCCTGTAGAGCCGGTTCCCACCGTGCCGGCCCTGGCTCCACCTGCGGCGCCCTCCACCACAGACACGGCAGCAGGTACGGCCACGGTAGCCGGTACTGCTACCTCAGGACCTTGA
- a CDS encoding MarR family winged helix-turn-helix transcriptional regulator, which yields MATPRDRQLVEEWRNIQSAYFRTAGAIDRELEARFDIGLNEFEILDLVADSVESACRMKQLGERTPMTQSAMSKVVDRLQKAGLLSRSSCPDDRRSLYLELTDAGRALHASAAAVHRSLLKESLG from the coding sequence ATGGCAACACCTAGGGACCGTCAGCTCGTCGAGGAGTGGCGAAACATCCAGAGCGCCTATTTCCGGACCGCGGGCGCGATTGACCGCGAGCTTGAGGCGCGGTTCGACATCGGGTTGAACGAGTTCGAAATCCTGGACCTCGTCGCCGACAGTGTGGAATCCGCCTGCCGGATGAAGCAGCTGGGGGAGCGCACCCCGATGACGCAAAGTGCGATGTCCAAAGTGGTGGACCGGCTGCAGAAGGCAGGCTTGCTGAGCCGCAGCTCCTGTCCCGATGACCGCCGCTCCTTGTACCTGGAGCTGACCGACGCCGGACGCGCGCTCCATGCGAGCGCTGCGGCAGTGCACCGCTCGCTCCTTAAGGAAAGCCTGGGCTAA